Proteins encoded within one genomic window of Gadus chalcogrammus isolate NIFS_2021 chromosome 6, NIFS_Gcha_1.0, whole genome shotgun sequence:
- the mrpl1 gene encoding 39S ribosomal protein L1, mitochondrial translates to MASCVRTLLKGGYLLPSRTPRVCHLPARSYAAPARAQKKKEVKKEVEKEVKKEKRVIDDSARHKPYGLTAWAPVDDVYVARFYPRPVLAPAVALLRLKLYQELDATVPDQPVYIDLKLDMKLEKKKTVDAFVSTVQLPHSFSTGLNTVAVFTENPEQAQVAREQGAQFVGGPELVEQILEDEVSADFYISVPEMLPKIVPLKNKLRKKFPKSKRGSVGVNIPKMMAMFKTGFEYQVEKDCYVRTQIATLDMPTEHILANVKSILTDVCSHRPAEYGPFIERSILASHTSEALRFSSQEILQPPPADKS, encoded by the exons ATGGCATCCTGCGTGAGGACTTTATTAAAAG GAGGTTACCTGTTGCCCTCCAGGACCCCGAGGGTCTGTCACCTTCCCGCCCGGTCCTACGCCGCCCCCGCCAG AGcccagaagaagaaggaggtgaagaaagaggtggagaaggaggtgaagaaggagaagcGGGTCATCGACGACAGTGCGCGGCATAAGCCTTACGGTCTGACGGCGTGGGCGCCCGTGGACGACGTCTATGTGGCGCGGTTCTACCCCCGGCCCGTGCTCGCCCCTGCCGTCGCGCTCCTCAGGCTCAAGCTGTACCAGGAGCTGGACGCCACCGTCCCCGACCAGCCCGTCTACATAGACCTCAAGCTGGACATGAAGCTGGAGAAGAAG AAAACGGTCGATGCTTTTGTGAGTACGGTCCAGTTGCCTCACTCCTTCAGCACAGGACTCAACACGGTGGCTGTCTTCACTGAG AACCCGGAGCAGGCTCAGGTCGCCCGGGAACAAGGAGCCCAGTTTGTTGGAGGACCTGAACTGgtggagcag ATCCTGGAGGACGAGGTGTCGGCAGACTTCTACATCTCGGTTCCTGAGATGCTTCCAAAGATCGTCCCGCTGAAGAACAAACTGCGCAAGAAGTTCCCCAAGAGCAAGAGAG ggtCAGTGGGTGTGAACATTCCCAAGATGATGGCCATGTTCAAGACGGGCTTCGAGTACCAGGTGGAGAAGGACTGCTACGTCAGGACACAGATTGCTACG CTGGACATGCCTACAGAACACATCCTGGCCAACGTGAAGTCCATCCTAACAGACGTGTGTTCCCACCGCCCTGCAGAATATG GTCCCTTCATTGAGAGGTCCATCCTAGCGAGTCATACCAGTGAAGCTCTGCGCTTCAGCAGCCAGGAAATCCTTCAACCTCCTCCAGCAGATAAGAGCTGA
- the cnot6l gene encoding CCR4-NOT transcription complex subunit 6-like, whose product MPKDKYEPPDPRRCYSIMSAEDASSGKRSYWAELEISGRVRSLSSSLWSLTHLTALHINDNNLSRLPPEISNLPHLAYLNLSSNKLRSLPAELGNMVSLRELLLNNNLLRVLPYELGRLFQLQTLGLKGNPLSQDILNLYQEPDGTRKLLNYMLDNLAVHPEQLPQRPWITLKERDQSVPTAVFTVMCYNVLCEKYATRQLYGYCPSWALSWSYRRKGIMEEITSCHADIISLQEVETEQYYTLFLDTLKEQGYDGYFCPKSRAKLVSEPERKHVDGCAIFFKTQKFTLVQKHTVEFNQVAMANSEGSEIMLNRVMTKDNIGVAVLLEVNKDMFSGGMKAPPERQMILVANAHMHWDPEFSDVKLIQTMMFLSELKSIAERAATSLTSDPATIPIVLCADLNSLPDSGVVEYLSSGGVAENHKDFKELRYTDCLTNFSCNAKSTPNGKRSPADRSITHSFQLKSAYDCSAMPFTNYTYDFKGVIDYIFSSRTHLTTLGVLGPLDPQWLQENSILGCPHPHIPSDHFSLLAQLELAPPLTHPLNGLHMPVHR is encoded by the exons ATGCCCAAGGACAAGTATGAACCCCCCGACCCTCGCCGCTGTTACTCCATCATGTCTGCTGAGGACGCCTCCAGCGGGAAGAGGAGCTACTGGGCCGAGCTCGAGATATCGG GTCGTGTGCGGAGTCTGAGCAGTTCTCTGTGGTCGCTGACCCACCTGACGGCGCTGCACATCAACGACAACAACCTGAGCCGCCTCCCGCCGGAGATCTCCAATCTTCCTCACCTCGCCTACCTCAACCTCTCCTCCAACAAGCTGCGCAGCCTCCCGGCGGAGCTCGGAAACATGGTCTCTCTCAG GGAGTTGTTGCTCAACAACAACCTGTTACGGGTTCTGCCTTATGAACTGGGACGACTCTTCCAGCTCCAGACTCTGGGACTAAAGG GTAATCCGTTGTCCCAGGATATCCTCAACTTGTACCAGGAACCCGACGGCACCAGGAAGCTCCTCAACTACATGCTGGATAATCTAGCTG TGCATCCTGAACAGCTTCCCCAGAGGCCTTGGATCACTCTGAAGGAGAGGGACCAGAGCGTCCCTACAG CGGTGTTCACGGTCATGTGCTACAACGTGCTGTGTGAGAAGTATGCCACGCGGCAGCTGTACGGCTACTGTCCCTCCTGGGCTCTGAGCTGGAGCTACCGCAGGAAGGGCATCATGGAGGAGATCACCAGCTGCCACGCAGACATCATCAGCCTGCAG gaggtggagacggAGCAGTACTACACCCTGTTCCTGGACACGCTGAAGGAGCAGGGATATGACGGATACTTCTGCCCAAAGTCTCGTGCCAAGCTGGTGTCCGAACCCGAGCGCAAGCACGTCGACGGTTGCGCCATCTTCTTCAAGACACAGAA gtTCACTCTGGTGCAGAAACACACTGTAGAGTTCAACCAGGTAGCCATGGCTAACTCGGAGGGGTCAGAGATCATGCTCAACAGGGTGATGACCAAGGACAACATCGGGGTCGCCGTGCTCCTGGAGGTCAACAAGGACATGTTCTCAGGCG GTATGAAGGCTCCACCCGAGAGGCAGATGATCTTGGTTGCTAACGCCCACATGCATTGGGACCCGGAGTTCTCCGACGTCAAGCTCATCCAGACCATGATGTTCCTCTCTGAGCTCAAGAGCATCGCTGAGAGGGCTGCCACTTCCCTAACCTCTGACCCCGCAACCATCCCCATCGTCTTGTGTGCCGACCTCAACTCCCTGCCTGACTCTG GTGTGGTGGAATACCTGAGTAGTGGGGGCGTGGCCGAGAACCACAAGGACTTCAAGGAGCTCCGCTACACCGACTGTCTCACCAACTTCAGCTGCAACGCCAAGAGCACTCCCAACGGGAAGAGGAGCCCCGCAGACCGGAGCATCACCCACAGCTTCCAGCTGAAGAGTGCCTACGACTGCAGCGCCATGCCCTTCACCAACTACACCTACGACTTCAAG GGGGTGATCGACTACATCTTCTCGTCCAGGACCCACCTCACCACGCTGGGTGTGCTGGGCCCGCTGGACCCCCAGTGGCTCCAGGAAAACAGCATTCTGggctgcccccacccccacatcccCTCAGACCATTTCTCCCTGCTGGCCCAGCTGgagctggccccgcccctcacaCACCCCCTCAACGGCCTACACATGCCTGTACACAGGTAG